Proteins encoded together in one Streptomyces umbrinus window:
- a CDS encoding L-idonate 5-dehydrogenase: MRAVVVHGPGDVRVDERARPVPGAGEVLLALEWGGICGSDIAYWKKGASGTAALAHPLVLGHEFAGRVAALGNGVTGLREGQPVTVHPAQLVGDGVLPERIAGRTNLYPRVRYFGSAAFDPHTDGGFSEYRAVPAAQVRPLPDGVGTEQGALAEPLAVALHAVGRAPELSGRTVLVNGCGPIGSLVVAAARYRGAGRVVAADLASSSLAVARAMGADETCDLSAGDALPEDVDVVFEASGAPAALGPVLRATARGGTLVQVGNLPGTAVAAALGDLVTREITWIGSYRFVEEIDEALLALRDGLDVTPLITHRFPLDQAEEALAVAADPGSGSSKVMLRLGADIPDAPDTSDVTAAAAAVGL; the protein is encoded by the coding sequence ATGAGGGCGGTTGTGGTGCACGGTCCCGGCGACGTACGCGTCGACGAGCGGGCCCGGCCGGTACCGGGCGCGGGCGAGGTGCTACTGGCCCTGGAGTGGGGCGGGATCTGCGGATCCGACATCGCGTACTGGAAGAAGGGCGCGTCCGGCACGGCCGCGCTCGCTCACCCGCTGGTGCTCGGGCACGAGTTCGCGGGCCGGGTCGCCGCGCTCGGCAACGGGGTCACCGGCCTCCGGGAAGGGCAGCCGGTCACCGTGCACCCGGCCCAACTGGTCGGCGACGGCGTCCTTCCCGAGCGGATCGCCGGACGGACCAACCTCTACCCGCGCGTCCGCTACTTCGGCTCGGCGGCCTTCGACCCGCACACCGACGGCGGGTTCAGCGAGTACCGGGCGGTCCCCGCGGCCCAGGTCCGGCCGCTGCCGGACGGTGTCGGCACCGAACAGGGCGCCCTCGCCGAGCCGTTGGCCGTCGCCCTGCACGCCGTCGGCCGGGCCCCCGAGCTGAGCGGCCGTACGGTCCTGGTCAACGGCTGTGGCCCAATCGGTTCCCTGGTCGTCGCCGCCGCGCGCTATCGCGGAGCGGGCCGGGTGGTCGCCGCCGATCTGGCCTCGTCGTCCCTCGCCGTCGCCCGCGCCATGGGCGCCGACGAGACGTGCGACCTCTCCGCCGGTGACGCGCTGCCCGAGGACGTGGACGTGGTCTTCGAGGCGTCCGGCGCCCCGGCCGCGCTCGGTCCCGTACTGCGGGCCACGGCCCGCGGAGGCACCCTCGTCCAGGTGGGCAACCTGCCCGGTACGGCCGTGGCCGCCGCGCTCGGCGACCTGGTGACCCGGGAGATCACCTGGATCGGCTCGTACCGTTTCGTCGAGGAGATCGACGAGGCGCTGCTCGCGCTCCGGGACGGCCTGGACGTGACCCCGCTGATCACCCACCGCTTCCCGCTGGACCAGGCCGAGGAGGCGCTCGCCGTCGCCGCGGACCCGGGGAGCGGGAGCAGCAAGGTGATGTTGCGACTTGGGGCAGATATACCCGATGCACCCGATACGTCCGACGTCACCGCAGCCGCCGCAGCCGTCGGGTTGTGA
- a CDS encoding tetratricopeptide repeat protein produces the protein MNEPTHALPEVPEPTPIESRAHDPLAVALGNASLLGVGYLMLRRRRLAVAAAVVTVVLVSRLVSTARPAYEIAVLVWWVAVVAHGWFLARRSGSGVALRGRRVVALCITLSVVLAVTLLRFDASRIEESVTEARESGDCAGVLSAQDRVWFGHRVADAPLSARGDESVEACDRLRSARTELNTALTGNTDALDEGFGTLASVLAEPGNEKTVETTLTGFLGGLPAKDPCTTVTVTEWLRDRKRSHDVLDRSAGTARRTAPAALVGCGDELMADSSWQNALTHYEQLLDRYPGDDLADKARKGARKATQSIELANVRSLLTPGTGAQPEYCSRPAKYSGAKPMGKGTNRALFYTGSTYGDDYSDKLPGSWKAADAADAVLVVCMGEDTFGSSVRTCPYQGRSSGSTTYVTFHKIAIPVKVYEVRTGKLVAKRKIQINGSSCPSLITYFTSSDSDSGPPSTRYVSESKSDVRSAFRPLVVR, from the coding sequence ATGAACGAACCGACGCATGCCCTGCCCGAGGTGCCGGAGCCCACGCCTATCGAGAGCCGGGCGCACGACCCGCTGGCCGTCGCCCTCGGCAACGCTTCCCTTCTCGGCGTCGGTTACCTGATGCTGCGGCGGCGCAGACTCGCCGTCGCCGCAGCGGTCGTCACCGTCGTGCTCGTCTCCCGGCTCGTCTCGACCGCCCGGCCGGCGTACGAGATCGCCGTGCTCGTGTGGTGGGTCGCGGTCGTCGCCCACGGGTGGTTCCTGGCGCGCAGAAGCGGCAGCGGGGTCGCCTTGCGCGGCCGGCGCGTGGTCGCACTCTGCATCACGCTGTCGGTGGTGCTGGCCGTGACACTGCTGCGATTCGACGCGTCCAGGATCGAGGAGAGCGTCACCGAGGCCCGCGAAAGCGGCGACTGCGCGGGGGTGTTGAGTGCCCAGGACAGGGTGTGGTTCGGGCATCGCGTCGCCGACGCCCCGCTGTCCGCCCGCGGCGACGAGAGCGTAGAGGCATGCGACCGGCTGCGGTCGGCCCGGACCGAACTGAACACCGCGCTGACCGGGAACACCGATGCCCTGGACGAGGGCTTCGGCACACTCGCCTCCGTCCTCGCCGAACCCGGCAACGAGAAGACGGTCGAGACGACCCTGACCGGCTTCCTCGGGGGCCTGCCCGCCAAGGACCCCTGCACCACCGTCACCGTCACCGAATGGCTCCGCGACCGCAAGCGCAGCCACGACGTACTGGACCGGTCCGCCGGCACGGCCCGGCGGACCGCACCCGCCGCGCTCGTCGGATGCGGTGACGAGCTGATGGCGGACAGCAGTTGGCAGAACGCCCTGACGCACTACGAGCAGCTGCTGGACCGCTACCCCGGCGACGACCTCGCGGACAAGGCCAGGAAGGGAGCCCGGAAGGCCACCCAGAGCATCGAGCTGGCCAACGTGCGCAGCCTGCTCACACCGGGCACCGGTGCCCAGCCCGAGTACTGCTCCCGCCCCGCGAAGTACAGCGGCGCCAAGCCCATGGGCAAGGGCACCAACCGCGCGCTGTTCTACACCGGCAGCACATACGGCGACGACTACTCCGACAAGCTCCCCGGCTCCTGGAAGGCGGCCGACGCGGCCGACGCCGTCCTGGTGGTCTGCATGGGCGAGGACACCTTCGGCTCGTCCGTCCGGACCTGCCCGTACCAGGGCCGGTCCTCCGGCTCCACCACGTACGTGACCTTCCACAAGATCGCGATCCCGGTGAAGGTCTACGAGGTACGCACCGGCAAACTCGTCGCCAAGCGCAAGATCCAGATCAACGGGTCGAGTTGCCCCTCCCTCATCACGTACTTCACCTCCAGCGACTCCGACTCGGGCCCGCCGTCGACCAGGTACGTCAGCGAGTCCAAGTCCGACGTGCGCTCCGCGTTCCGACCGTTGGTCGTGCGCTGA
- a CDS encoding cytochrome P450 has translation MSVVDSFPLGAATTLTELARDPHPRLAQLREREPVSWLPELDGWLVTRRDLALRVMRDAATFTVDDPRFSTAQVVGPSMLSLDGDEHTRHREPFNQPFRPREVRDGFASFIERETKRLITELEPAGAVDLRRAFAGPLAVAVVTEALGLVGTDAETVLSWYDTIVRSVSDITAGHEAAPAGAAAYAQLRAAVEATLADRGTSSLLVSAAGRLAVPEVASNAAVLMFGGIETTEGMITNALLHLLHHPDQLALVRGDFGLLDGAIEESLRLEPGAAVVDRYATCDTVLGPASIRKGDLVTVSLTGANRDPAVFPDPDRFDVRRENARLQLAFAHGPHYCLAAHLARLETRIALQQLLERLPALRLDPEHPTTPYGLVFRKPLTLHVLWDRPA, from the coding sequence ATGAGCGTCGTCGACTCCTTCCCGCTCGGGGCCGCGACCACGCTCACCGAGCTCGCCCGGGATCCGCATCCGCGACTGGCACAGCTGCGTGAGCGGGAGCCCGTCTCGTGGCTGCCCGAGCTGGACGGCTGGCTGGTGACCCGGCGGGACCTCGCGCTGCGTGTGATGCGGGACGCGGCGACCTTCACGGTCGACGACCCCCGGTTCTCCACCGCTCAGGTCGTCGGGCCGAGCATGCTGTCGCTGGACGGTGACGAGCACACCCGCCACCGCGAGCCCTTCAACCAGCCCTTCCGCCCGCGCGAGGTCCGTGACGGCTTCGCCTCGTTCATCGAGCGGGAGACCAAGCGGCTCATCACCGAACTGGAACCGGCCGGCGCCGTCGACCTGCGACGCGCCTTCGCCGGACCGCTCGCGGTCGCCGTCGTGACCGAGGCGCTCGGGCTGGTGGGCACCGACGCGGAGACCGTGCTCTCCTGGTACGACACCATCGTGCGGTCGGTCTCCGACATCACCGCCGGACATGAGGCGGCGCCCGCCGGCGCCGCTGCGTATGCGCAACTACGGGCCGCCGTGGAAGCCACCCTCGCGGACCGGGGCACGTCGTCGCTCCTCGTCTCCGCCGCCGGACGGCTGGCGGTGCCCGAAGTGGCTTCCAACGCGGCGGTCCTGATGTTCGGAGGCATCGAGACCACCGAGGGGATGATCACCAACGCGCTGCTGCATCTGCTTCATCATCCCGACCAACTCGCCCTGGTCCGGGGCGACTTCGGCCTCCTGGACGGCGCGATCGAGGAATCGCTGCGCCTCGAACCCGGGGCCGCGGTCGTGGACCGCTACGCCACCTGTGACACCGTCCTCGGCCCGGCCTCGATACGCAAGGGCGACCTGGTCACCGTCTCCCTGACGGGCGCCAACCGCGACCCGGCCGTCTTCCCCGACCCCGACCGCTTCGACGTGCGCCGCGAGAACGCGCGCCTCCAACTGGCCTTCGCCCACGGCCCCCACTACTGCCTCGCCGCACACCTCGCCCGCCTGGAGACCCGGATCGCGCTCCAGCAGCTGCTCGAACGCCTCCCCGCCCTGCGCCTCGACCCGGAGCACCCCACCACTCCGTACGGTCTGGTCTTCCGCAAGCCGCTCACCCTGCACGTGCTGTGGGACAGGCCCGCCTGA
- a CDS encoding bifunctional 4-hydroxy-2-oxoglutarate aldolase/2-dehydro-3-deoxy-phosphogluconate aldolase → MTADFLSQLSKDRVIAVVRAPEIPDAAALCAALRAGGIRWIEFTRTTPGLAAHLRRAVAEDGDGIGAGTVMTGEQAEELIDAGARYLVTPGCRPDVAKAASAAGVPVVLGALSPTEVGLALDLGADAVKIFPARAFGPGYLRDLAGPFPDVPLVASGGVDEDNAAAFLATGARAVCAGSNVVPPSLVAAGDWPEITRRARAFTDSCR, encoded by the coding sequence ATGACCGCCGACTTCCTCTCCCAGCTGTCGAAGGACCGCGTGATCGCCGTCGTCCGCGCACCGGAGATACCCGACGCGGCGGCGTTGTGCGCGGCCCTGCGCGCCGGCGGCATCCGCTGGATCGAGTTCACCCGCACCACCCCCGGACTCGCCGCGCACCTGCGACGGGCGGTGGCCGAGGACGGGGACGGCATCGGCGCGGGCACGGTGATGACCGGCGAACAGGCCGAGGAGCTGATCGACGCGGGAGCCAGGTACCTCGTCACCCCCGGCTGCCGCCCGGACGTGGCGAAGGCGGCGTCGGCGGCCGGAGTGCCGGTCGTGCTCGGTGCCCTCTCCCCGACGGAGGTCGGGCTGGCGCTCGACCTCGGCGCCGACGCGGTGAAGATCTTCCCCGCGCGCGCCTTCGGCCCCGGCTACCTCCGGGATCTGGCCGGCCCGTTCCCGGACGTGCCGCTGGTGGCCTCGGGCGGCGTCGACGAGGACAACGCGGCCGCCTTCCTCGCCACCGGGGCACGTGCGGTGTGCGCCGGTTCGAACGTCGTACCGCCCTCCCTGGTGGCCGCCGGGGACTGGCCGGAGATCACCCGACGGGCCCGTGCCTTCACGGACTCCTGTCGATGA
- a CDS encoding mannitol dehydrogenase family protein — translation MSADDLLSREALLRLPPEQRPAVDPAELRTRVVHFGLGAFHRAHQAVFTEQAAARSGEPWGITAVAPRSAATVRALRDQDCLYSLTERRPDGHRTRVVGSVVGALAMGPDARTVDALLADPEVTVVTLTVTEKGYHRSPSTGGLDTAAGPVAADLAAGPDGPLTTVVGRLAAGLAARMRAGAPPVNVVSCDNMADNGAALSRVIHDYIRASAWPDRAEILDRMAEAVAFPATVVDRIVPATSEADRAAAVVALGVRDTLPVTGEPYRQWVLEDSFAAPRPPWELDGALFVPDVAPYQLTKLRLLNGSHSALAYLGSAAGLTTIAETMAADWGERLVLALCAEVDPTLPADGPDPVAYADDLVVRFRNPAMHHLLRQIGSDGSLKITERWLPALRELRARGASTSVLELALAAWADSTRRADAPTDPAAEALTACWEPATRPAETVRALLRVLGAADLADDEALTGAVADRLPALRAGRVEL, via the coding sequence GTGAGCGCCGACGACCTGTTGAGCCGTGAGGCCCTCCTCCGGCTCCCACCCGAGCAGCGGCCCGCCGTCGATCCGGCCGAACTGCGCACCCGTGTCGTCCACTTCGGGCTCGGGGCCTTCCACCGGGCGCACCAGGCCGTGTTCACCGAGCAGGCCGCCGCGCGCTCGGGCGAGCCCTGGGGCATCACCGCGGTCGCGCCCCGGTCGGCCGCGACCGTGCGCGCCCTGCGGGACCAGGACTGTCTGTACTCGCTCACCGAACGCCGTCCGGACGGGCACCGCACGCGTGTCGTGGGCTCGGTCGTCGGTGCGCTGGCCATGGGCCCCGATGCCAGGACCGTCGACGCCCTGCTCGCCGACCCCGAGGTGACGGTGGTGACGTTGACCGTGACGGAGAAGGGCTATCACCGTTCCCCGTCGACGGGCGGCCTCGACACCGCGGCCGGACCGGTAGCCGCCGACCTCGCCGCGGGCCCCGACGGGCCACTCACCACGGTGGTCGGACGGCTGGCCGCCGGGCTGGCCGCGCGGATGCGGGCGGGCGCTCCCCCGGTCAATGTCGTGTCCTGCGACAACATGGCCGACAACGGCGCAGCGCTGAGCCGTGTGATCCACGACTACATCCGTGCGTCGGCCTGGCCGGACCGTGCGGAGATCCTGGACCGGATGGCCGAGGCCGTCGCCTTCCCCGCGACCGTCGTGGACCGGATCGTGCCCGCCACGAGCGAGGCCGACCGGGCGGCGGCCGTCGTCGCGCTCGGGGTGCGCGACACCCTCCCCGTGACGGGCGAGCCGTACCGGCAGTGGGTGCTGGAGGACTCCTTCGCCGCGCCCCGGCCGCCCTGGGAGCTCGACGGCGCCCTGTTCGTGCCGGACGTCGCGCCCTACCAGCTCACCAAGCTGCGGCTGCTCAACGGCTCCCACTCCGCCCTCGCCTACCTCGGCAGCGCCGCGGGGCTCACCACGATCGCCGAGACCATGGCGGCGGACTGGGGCGAGCGCCTCGTACTGGCGCTGTGCGCGGAGGTAGACCCCACCCTCCCGGCCGACGGCCCCGATCCGGTCGCGTACGCCGACGATCTCGTCGTACGTTTCCGCAATCCCGCCATGCACCACCTGCTGCGGCAGATCGGCTCCGACGGATCACTGAAGATCACGGAACGCTGGCTGCCGGCCCTGCGCGAACTGCGGGCCCGCGGCGCGAGCACCTCGGTCCTCGAACTCGCCCTCGCCGCCTGGGCGGACAGCACCCGCCGGGCCGACGCACCCACCGATCCCGCCGCCGAGGCGCTCACCGCCTGCTGGGAGCCCGCGACCCGTCCCGCCGAGACCGTACGCGCGCTGCTGCGCGTGCTCGGCGCGGCGGACCTGGCGGACGACGAAGCGCTCACCGGCGCCGTCGCGGACCGGCTCCCCGCGCTGCGGGCCGGCCGCGTCGAGCTCTGA
- a CDS encoding MFS transporter, whose amino-acid sequence MKDSVIAAQQTPSAQRSTRDLTRAAVSGWLGTAMEFMDFQLYSLAAAIVFNKIFFPDVSPAIGLIAAMATYGVGYVARLAGAVYFGRMGDRIGRKKVLFLTILLMGASTTLIGALPTYATIGILAPILLVVLRLVQGFGAGAEIAGATVMLAEYAPVKKRGLISSLVSLGTNSGTLAASGLWAILLAVLSEDQLLSWGWRLPFLLSFGLMIFAVWIRRSLKESPVFEERPDVVDGVALARDEVESVIATSDEHKGSVLAAGIRQRKGKAFFLALGLRFGQAGNSGLMQTFLVGYIATNLAVGRSVPTDAIVYGSLVGFATVPVIGLLGDRFGRRVIYLALSALTVVLAFPVMLLITSGSTPGIMLGMVLGLNVGVLGLFSLESVTMAELFGSRTRFTQLALAKEIGGILATAIGPVLAATLTAVTGSWWPIAAMLVVYSLITFVSAFLAPETRGRDLVRLEDAV is encoded by the coding sequence ATGAAGGACAGCGTCATAGCCGCTCAGCAGACGCCATCCGCTCAGCGCAGCACCCGCGATCTGACCCGGGCCGCCGTCTCGGGCTGGCTCGGCACGGCCATGGAGTTCATGGACTTCCAGCTCTACTCGCTGGCCGCCGCGATCGTCTTCAACAAGATCTTCTTCCCGGACGTCAGCCCCGCCATCGGGCTCATCGCCGCGATGGCCACCTACGGCGTCGGATACGTCGCCCGGCTCGCCGGCGCCGTCTACTTCGGGCGGATGGGCGACCGGATCGGCCGCAAGAAGGTCCTGTTCCTCACGATCCTGCTGATGGGCGCCTCAACCACCCTGATCGGCGCCCTGCCCACCTACGCCACCATCGGCATCCTCGCGCCGATCCTGCTCGTCGTGCTGCGCCTGGTGCAGGGTTTCGGCGCGGGGGCCGAGATCGCCGGAGCGACCGTGATGCTGGCCGAGTACGCGCCCGTGAAGAAGCGCGGGCTGATCTCCTCGCTGGTGTCGCTCGGCACGAACTCCGGGACGCTCGCCGCCTCCGGTCTGTGGGCCATCCTGCTCGCCGTGCTCAGCGAGGACCAACTGCTGTCCTGGGGCTGGAGGTTGCCCTTCCTGCTGAGCTTCGGGTTGATGATCTTCGCGGTCTGGATCCGCCGCAGTCTCAAGGAGAGCCCGGTCTTCGAGGAGCGCCCCGACGTGGTCGACGGTGTGGCGCTGGCCCGTGACGAGGTCGAGTCCGTGATCGCCACGTCGGACGAACACAAGGGCAGCGTCCTGGCGGCGGGCATCCGCCAGCGCAAGGGCAAGGCGTTCTTCCTCGCGCTGGGGCTGCGCTTCGGCCAAGCGGGCAACTCCGGACTGATGCAGACGTTCCTGGTCGGCTACATCGCCACCAACCTCGCGGTCGGCCGGTCCGTACCGACGGACGCGATCGTGTACGGCTCGCTGGTGGGCTTCGCCACCGTGCCCGTGATCGGTCTGCTGGGCGACCGCTTCGGACGCCGCGTGATCTACCTCGCGCTCTCGGCTCTGACCGTCGTCCTCGCCTTCCCGGTGATGCTCCTCATCACCTCCGGCTCGACCCCGGGCATCATGCTCGGCATGGTCCTCGGCCTGAACGTCGGCGTCCTCGGGCTGTTCTCGCTGGAGAGCGTCACGATGGCCGAACTCTTCGGCTCCCGCACCCGGTTCACCCAGCTCGCGCTCGCCAAGGAGATCGGCGGCATCCTCGCCACGGCGATCGGACCGGTCCTCGCGGCCACGCTCACGGCCGTCACCGGCAGCTGGTGGCCCATCGCGGCGATGCTCGTCGTCTACTCACTCATCACCTTCGTCAGCGCGTTCCTCGCGCCCGAGACACGCGGACGCGATCTGGTCCGGCTGGAGGACGCCGTATGA
- a CDS encoding GntR family transcriptional regulator translates to MAQTNGRTSRRDIYLKLRQLVLTLELPPGAALSENELAASLGVSRTPVRESLILLAQEGLVQVFPKIGSFVSRVDPAQVADAQFLREAVELASLDDLPERLDPAVVEELRGNLNRQRRADLDLEEFFDLDEAFHQGLMRLSGHGNVWTTVAAAKGHLDRARRLGLHENVSPAVFAAQHHEIFEAIVGGNVPLARTAMRTHLRAVFSDIERIRAHSPELFATDASTVPVRRNVVVWE, encoded by the coding sequence ATGGCTCAAACGAACGGGCGGACGAGTCGGCGCGATATCTATCTGAAATTGCGTCAGTTGGTCCTGACCCTCGAACTTCCCCCGGGCGCGGCCCTCTCGGAGAACGAACTCGCCGCGTCGCTGGGCGTCAGCCGCACGCCCGTGCGGGAGAGCCTGATCCTGCTCGCCCAGGAGGGCCTGGTGCAGGTCTTCCCGAAGATCGGGTCGTTCGTGTCGCGGGTGGATCCGGCGCAGGTCGCCGACGCGCAGTTCCTCCGGGAGGCGGTGGAGCTGGCATCGCTCGACGATCTTCCGGAGCGGCTCGACCCCGCGGTCGTCGAGGAGCTGCGGGGCAACCTGAACCGCCAGCGGCGCGCGGACCTCGACCTGGAGGAGTTCTTCGATCTGGACGAGGCGTTCCACCAGGGCCTGATGCGCCTGAGCGGTCACGGCAACGTGTGGACCACCGTCGCCGCGGCGAAGGGCCACCTGGACCGGGCCCGGCGCCTCGGCCTGCACGAGAACGTGTCCCCGGCCGTCTTCGCCGCCCAGCACCACGAGATCTTCGAGGCGATCGTCGGCGGGAACGTCCCGCTCGCCCGCACGGCCATGCGTACGCACCTGCGGGCCGTCTTCAGCGACATCGAACGCATCCGCGCGCACTCGCCGGAACTGTTCGCCACCGACGCCTCGACGGTGCCCGTGCGACGCAACGTCGTCGTCTGGGAGTGA
- the manD gene encoding D-mannonate dehydratase ManD encodes MSKIERVEVFVASPGRTFVTLRITTTDGVTGLGDATLNGRELSVASYLRDHVVPLLIGKDPARIEDMWQYLYKGAYWRRGPVTMTAIAAVDTALWDIKGKTAGLPVYQLLGGRSRDGVLVYSHASGTDTPSLLDDVERYLELGYKAVRAQAAVPEVGGTYGVRKGKVYEPAATELPDEQPWDTEAYLGFAPTYLEAVRERFGFGFHLLHDVHHRLTPIEAARFGKSVEGCRLFWMEDPTPAENQESFRLIRQHTTTPIAVGEVMNSIWDVQHLITEQLIDYVRTTVVHAGGITHLRRIFDLAALYQVRTGSHGATDLSPVSMAAAVHVDITVPNFGIQEHMGHPDETAEVFRTGVTFADGMLHPSEEPGLGVEYDEKAAERFPYQRRYLPVARRLDGSVHDW; translated from the coding sequence GTGAGCAAGATCGAACGCGTCGAGGTGTTCGTCGCCTCCCCCGGCCGTACCTTCGTCACACTGCGCATCACCACCACGGACGGGGTGACCGGGCTCGGTGACGCCACGCTCAACGGTCGTGAACTGTCCGTGGCGAGCTATCTGCGCGACCACGTGGTTCCCCTGCTGATCGGCAAGGACCCCGCCCGCATCGAGGACATGTGGCAGTACCTCTACAAGGGTGCCTACTGGCGGCGCGGGCCGGTCACCATGACCGCGATCGCCGCCGTCGACACCGCCCTGTGGGACATCAAGGGCAAGACCGCCGGGCTGCCCGTCTACCAGCTCCTCGGCGGCCGGTCCCGCGACGGCGTGCTGGTCTACTCGCACGCCAGCGGCACCGACACACCCTCACTGCTGGACGACGTCGAGCGCTATCTGGAGCTGGGCTACAAGGCCGTACGGGCGCAGGCCGCCGTGCCCGAGGTCGGCGGCACGTACGGCGTGCGCAAGGGCAAGGTCTACGAGCCGGCCGCGACCGAGCTGCCCGACGAGCAGCCCTGGGACACCGAGGCCTATCTCGGCTTCGCACCCACCTATCTGGAAGCGGTGCGGGAGCGCTTCGGTTTCGGCTTCCACCTGCTGCACGACGTCCATCACCGGCTGACCCCGATCGAGGCGGCCCGGTTCGGCAAGAGCGTGGAGGGGTGCCGGCTGTTCTGGATGGAGGACCCGACCCCGGCCGAGAACCAGGAGTCATTCCGGCTCATCCGGCAGCACACCACGACGCCGATCGCGGTCGGCGAGGTGATGAACTCGATCTGGGACGTCCAGCACCTGATCACCGAGCAGCTCATCGACTACGTACGCACCACCGTCGTCCACGCCGGCGGGATCACCCACCTGCGGCGGATCTTCGACCTCGCCGCGCTCTACCAGGTGCGGACCGGATCCCATGGGGCGACCGACCTCTCCCCCGTCAGCATGGCGGCCGCCGTGCACGTCGACATCACCGTGCCGAACTTCGGTATCCAGGAGCACATGGGCCACCCCGACGAGACCGCCGAGGTGTTCCGTACGGGGGTGACCTTCGCCGACGGCATGCTGCACCCCTCCGAGGAGCCGGGCCTCGGCGTCGAGTACGACGAGAAGGCCGCCGAGCGCTTCCCCTACCAGCGGCGCTACCTCCCGGTCGCCCGCCGTCTCGACGGGTCGGTGCACGACTGGTGA
- a CDS encoding sugar kinase: MSLPYPPLAADSQEPVADVVCVGETMAVLSPPDARPLAEQAVLSMAIGGAESNVACGLAGLGHRAAWLSRLGDDPFARRILAELTARGVDVSAVETDPERPTGVYFKDPGPDRTRTHYYRGGSAASRMGPELAGRPALRRARIVHLSGVAAAVSDSCARLLEALLLGREGRAGRGPVVSFDVNHRPALWRGGDADAARNLLALARAADIVFVGRDEAEELWGTARPDDIAALLAPAPVVIVKDAEHGATSYADGVRTFVPSLPTKVVEPVGAGDAFAAGYLAGVLEDRDERSRLRLGHLAAAAALRTRDDVPVMPPRTETDRCLALDDDAWAAPAPR; the protein is encoded by the coding sequence GTGTCCCTGCCGTACCCTCCCCTCGCCGCCGACAGCCAGGAACCGGTGGCCGACGTCGTGTGCGTCGGCGAGACGATGGCCGTGCTCAGTCCGCCGGACGCCCGCCCCCTCGCCGAGCAGGCCGTGCTCAGCATGGCCATCGGCGGCGCCGAGTCCAACGTCGCCTGCGGACTGGCCGGACTCGGGCACCGCGCCGCCTGGCTGAGCCGACTCGGTGACGATCCCTTCGCCCGTCGCATCCTGGCCGAACTCACCGCGCGCGGCGTGGACGTGAGCGCCGTCGAGACCGATCCTGAGCGGCCGACCGGCGTCTACTTCAAGGACCCGGGTCCGGACCGCACCCGGACGCACTACTACCGCGGCGGATCGGCCGCGTCCCGGATGGGGCCGGAGCTGGCCGGACGGCCCGCACTCCGCCGGGCTCGCATCGTGCACCTGTCGGGCGTGGCCGCGGCCGTCTCCGACAGCTGTGCCCGCCTGTTGGAGGCGCTGCTCCTGGGCCGGGAGGGCCGCGCCGGGCGTGGTCCGGTCGTCTCCTTCGACGTGAACCACCGTCCCGCCCTCTGGCGCGGCGGCGATGCGGACGCCGCGCGAAACCTGCTGGCGCTCGCCCGCGCCGCGGACATCGTGTTCGTGGGACGGGACGAGGCCGAGGAGTTGTGGGGCACCGCCCGTCCTGACGACATCGCGGCCCTGCTCGCTCCCGCACCCGTCGTAATCGTCAAGGACGCCGAGCACGGAGCGACCTCGTACGCCGACGGGGTGCGGACGTTCGTGCCCTCGCTGCCCACCAAGGTGGTCGAACCGGTCGGCGCGGGGGACGCGTTCGCGGCCGGCTATCTGGCCGGCGTCCTGGAGGACCGCGACGAACGGTCACGGCTGCGCCTCGGTCATCTGGCGGCCGCCGCCGCGCTGCGGACCCGGGACGACGTTCCCGTCATGCCGCCGCGGACGGAGACCGACCGGTGCCTCGCCCTGGACGACGACGCGTGGGCCGCCCCGGCACCACGCTGA